In Oceanobacillus sp. FSL K6-2867, one DNA window encodes the following:
- a CDS encoding ABC transporter ATP-binding protein codes for MIETIKLSKTYKGKKAVDEINIYLDEGESVGLLGPNGAGKSTTISMISSLLKPTSGDVKLDGKSTIKNPAEIRKVLGVVPQEIALYEELSAYENLKFFGEIYRVKKNELEQRIQDVLGMVGLKERQKELVKTFSGGMKRRVNIAAALLHNPKILILDEPTVGIDPQSRNHILETVRKLNEENGTTVLYTSHYMEEVEQLCKRVYIMDHGKVVASGSKAELLSILSSEDTIRVNLSETSDELIKKIKSLEYIRLVDETSEGIRIICKKGANILGDLVRAAESEGIQLTNYQMETPSLEDVFLHLTGRTLRD; via the coding sequence ATGATCGAAACGATAAAGTTAAGTAAAACATATAAGGGCAAGAAAGCCGTAGATGAAATTAACATTTATTTAGATGAAGGAGAATCAGTCGGGTTGCTTGGTCCAAATGGAGCTGGAAAATCAACTACAATTTCTATGATATCCTCCTTGCTGAAACCAACATCTGGTGATGTGAAGTTAGATGGTAAAAGTACAATAAAAAATCCAGCTGAAATTAGAAAGGTTCTTGGTGTAGTTCCACAAGAAATTGCATTATATGAAGAGCTTTCCGCATATGAAAATTTGAAGTTTTTTGGAGAGATTTACAGGGTGAAAAAGAATGAACTTGAACAGCGGATTCAAGATGTGCTTGGTATGGTTGGGTTAAAAGAGAGGCAAAAGGAGCTTGTAAAAACCTTCTCTGGCGGAATGAAAAGAAGGGTAAATATTGCTGCTGCATTATTGCACAATCCGAAAATCTTAATCTTGGATGAGCCAACTGTTGGGATTGATCCACAATCGAGAAACCATATTCTTGAAACGGTTCGCAAATTGAATGAAGAAAATGGTACAACGGTACTTTATACGAGTCATTACATGGAAGAGGTAGAGCAGCTATGTAAACGGGTCTATATTATGGACCATGGCAAAGTCGTAGCGTCTGGAAGTAAAGCAGAATTATTAAGTATTTTATCGAGTGAAGACACAATCCGCGTCAATTTAAGTGAAACAAGTGATGAGCTAATTAAGAAGATCAAGTCTTTAGAGTATATCCGTCTTGTTGATGAAACAAGTGAGGGAATCCGAATTATTTGCAAAAAAGGTGCTAATATTCTTGGTGACTTGGTGCGTGCAGCGGAAAGTGAAGGGATTCAATTAACGAATTATCAAATGGAGACACCGAGTCTTGAAGACGTATTTTTGCATTTAACCGGTCGAACATTAAGAGATTAG
- a CDS encoding response regulator transcription factor: MIRILLAEDQVMVRQGLKMMIETDEEIKVTGEASNGKEAIQLCEQQSFDVVILDIRMPVMDGIEAARIIQSRWPKSRILILTTFDNNQYVMDALKIGVSGYILKNADTDSLIRSIRSALQGGLAVEDQVAAKVMPLLLNKQVEKTVDPSLTPRERAILTCIGEGLNNSEIAERLGLSVGTVKNNTSQILNKLELRDRTQLAIYAIRHNLV; this comes from the coding sequence ATGATTCGAATACTACTGGCCGAAGACCAAGTGATGGTAAGGCAAGGATTAAAAATGATGATAGAGACGGATGAGGAAATAAAAGTAACAGGGGAAGCAAGCAATGGAAAGGAAGCGATTCAGCTTTGTGAGCAGCAGTCATTTGATGTGGTTATTTTAGACATTCGTATGCCTGTTATGGATGGTATCGAAGCTGCAAGGATAATCCAGAGCCGCTGGCCAAAGTCCAGAATTTTAATATTAACGACATTTGATAATAATCAGTATGTCATGGACGCACTAAAGATTGGGGTTAGTGGTTATATCCTAAAAAATGCCGATACAGATTCGTTGATTCGATCAATTCGCAGTGCCCTGCAAGGTGGATTAGCTGTAGAGGACCAGGTTGCAGCTAAAGTTATGCCGCTATTACTTAACAAGCAAGTGGAGAAAACGGTCGATCCCTCCTTAACGCCCCGAGAGCGTGCCATTTTAACGTGCATCGGTGAAGGACTTAATAATAGCGAAATTGCGGAACGACTGGGGTTATCGGTAGGAACGGTGAAAAATAACACAAGCCAAATCTTAAATAAATTAGAGCTGAGGGATCGTACGCAGTTAGCTATTTATGCCATACGACATAACCTTGTATGA
- a CDS encoding sensor histidine kinase produces the protein MKVYWIWLLFNISPWIFALAFFSVSMVELLWRLLGVAIYFVIFFMMPLVTNKPVLTMILLSLNTCIAVFTLFPSQGDGFNPFLILILSLLIGEACYYLNFRQVSVVVMVGMAGIIALLLTAELSIFTTGFIVIYVVFLLTASFKYKQTKYQNDDLRARYDALLSEYRSVKRRLSSDEELARQEERVLIGHEIHDSVGHKLTALLMQLEVFRLQAAEDDKSQIESLKELANQSLEETRNAVKMLKSNDVGGLAGVLRLIRKLETESFIRIHFSVKHGAFAVPLTGEQSFVIYRSVQEALTNIMKHSNAREAEVMFEAPGGSIFRFEINNPVKNDNRFQEGFGLASMRERIEKIGGELHVQKTDGQFIVRGLLKIADLGEVYDSNTTGRRPSDGKARIKNDDRDG, from the coding sequence ATGAAAGTATATTGGATATGGCTATTATTTAATATTAGTCCATGGATATTTGCTTTAGCATTCTTCTCTGTAAGTATGGTTGAATTACTATGGCGCTTACTCGGTGTTGCAATCTATTTTGTCATTTTTTTTATGATGCCATTGGTAACAAACAAACCGGTACTTACAATGATTCTGCTCAGCCTGAATACATGTATTGCGGTATTTACTTTATTCCCGTCACAGGGGGACGGATTTAATCCTTTTCTTATCCTGATTCTTTCTCTGCTTATTGGTGAAGCCTGTTACTACTTGAATTTCCGACAAGTTAGCGTTGTTGTAATGGTCGGTATGGCAGGGATTATTGCTTTGCTTTTAACTGCAGAACTCTCTATCTTTACAACAGGTTTTATCGTGATATACGTTGTATTTTTATTAACTGCAAGCTTTAAGTATAAGCAAACAAAGTATCAAAATGATGACCTACGTGCTCGATATGACGCTTTGCTCAGTGAATATCGAAGTGTGAAGAGACGTCTTTCATCGGATGAAGAATTAGCAAGGCAGGAAGAGCGTGTTCTAATTGGTCATGAAATCCATGATTCTGTCGGTCACAAGCTTACAGCTCTTCTTATGCAGCTTGAAGTATTCCGATTACAGGCAGCAGAAGATGATAAATCGCAAATTGAATCGTTGAAGGAGCTTGCGAATCAAAGCCTCGAAGAAACACGAAATGCAGTAAAAATGTTAAAAAGTAATGATGTTGGTGGGCTTGCCGGAGTTTTACGTTTGATTCGTAAATTGGAAACAGAAAGCTTTATTCGCATTCATTTTTCAGTAAAGCATGGTGCATTTGCGGTACCCCTCACGGGAGAACAGTCATTTGTCATCTACCGTTCGGTACAGGAAGCATTGACGAATATCATGAAGCATAGTAATGCAAGAGAGGCAGAAGTTATGTTTGAAGCCCCTGGCGGGAGTATTTTCCGTTTTGAAATTAACAACCCTGTAAAAAATGATAATCGATTTCAGGAAGGATTTGGTCTAGCTTCCATGCGGGAGCGGATTGAAAAAATTGGTGGCGAGCTACATGTGCAGAAAACAGATGGACAATTTATTGTCCGTGGTTTATTAAAAATAGCTGACCTGGGGGAAGTGTATGATTCGAATACTACTGGCCGAAGACCAAGTGATGGTAAGGCAAGGATTAAAAATGATGATAGAGACGGATGA
- a CDS encoding M20/M25/M40 family metallo-hydrolase yields MLSPKVQETYEKLMADERVNRTYKFIESDHQNTISEQIQLTEIPAPPFKEEVRAKIFKQCLKKLGLKDVKMDKEGNVFGVRPGTGNGPKLFVSAHLDTVFPEGTDTTVTEKDGKLYAPGIGDDTRGLAEVLAIVRALNESSIPTVGDIIIGGTVGEEGAGDLRGMKAFFRDNDVDGYISIDGPHMNVITYLGTGSYRYQITYKGPGGHSFADFGSPSATHGLGRAIAAIAQLETKADPKTTFTVGEIRGGTSVNAIAQEARMLVDLRSNDQQELDKLDKRFIEIVRNACDEENKRWKSEDLTVEMERFGNRPPASQPSDTVIVQAAWAAIKSAGGDPRLGQPSSTDANYPMSLGIPAITTGTGGNAGGAHTLEEWYDPTNGHQAIQKSFALILGLVGVKDVCEPLLPVIAKND; encoded by the coding sequence ATGTTATCACCAAAAGTCCAAGAAACCTATGAGAAATTAATGGCTGATGAAAGGGTAAACCGCACATACAAATTCATAGAATCGGATCATCAAAATACAATTTCTGAGCAAATCCAGCTTACAGAAATACCGGCGCCGCCATTTAAAGAAGAGGTGCGAGCCAAAATTTTTAAGCAATGCCTAAAGAAGCTTGGTCTAAAAGATGTCAAAATGGATAAAGAAGGGAATGTATTTGGGGTCCGGCCTGGAACTGGAAATGGACCGAAATTATTTGTTTCCGCTCATTTAGACACTGTCTTTCCAGAAGGTACAGATACAACGGTAACAGAAAAGGATGGGAAATTATACGCCCCAGGAATTGGAGACGATACGAGGGGGTTAGCTGAAGTTTTGGCAATCGTACGAGCGCTGAATGAATCGTCTATTCCTACTGTTGGAGATATTATTATAGGGGGAACGGTAGGAGAAGAGGGCGCAGGAGATTTGCGTGGCATGAAAGCATTTTTTCGTGACAACGATGTAGACGGCTATATATCCATCGATGGTCCGCATATGAATGTTATTACTTATTTAGGTACTGGAAGCTATCGCTATCAGATTACATACAAAGGTCCTGGTGGACATAGTTTCGCTGATTTCGGTTCACCTAGTGCAACACATGGGTTGGGCAGGGCGATTGCGGCGATAGCTCAACTGGAAACGAAGGCTGATCCCAAAACAACCTTTACAGTTGGCGAGATTCGTGGAGGTACATCAGTAAATGCAATTGCTCAGGAAGCTAGAATGCTCGTTGATTTGCGCTCGAATGACCAACAGGAACTTGATAAATTAGATAAAAGGTTTATAGAGATTGTAAGAAATGCGTGTGACGAAGAGAATAAGCGATGGAAAAGTGAAGATCTTACAGTAGAAATGGAACGGTTCGGTAACCGGCCGCCGGCAAGTCAACCATCTGATACTGTAATTGTGCAAGCGGCTTGGGCTGCAATCAAATCAGCAGGCGGTGATCCGCGACTCGGTCAGCCAAGCAGTACGGATGCGAATTATCCGATGAGCTTAGGAATTCCTGCTATAACTACTGGGACAGGTGGGAATGCTGGGGGAGCACATACTTTGGAGGAGTGGTATGACCCAACAAATGGTCACCAGGCAATTCAAAAAAGCTTTGCTTTGATTTTAGGTTTGGTAGGCGTAAAGGATGTTTGTGAGCCTTTACTTCCTGTTATAGCGAAAAACGATTAA
- a CDS encoding ketopantoate reductase family protein encodes MKSIQSVALIGLGAIGAAYGSKLHTLLDDDFTVIADKERIDRYTASGLDVDGTMFHFNYKSPAADTEPADLVIFAVKNDHLEQALTDMKYHIGPNTIILSLLNGISSEEEIYNRTKNKHILYSMCVGIDAVRKDNRIRFSSIGKICFGEKNQSISENVLAVKDLFERAGIPYDIPEDIWHTIWAKFMFNVGINQVSAVLRAPYKYFQEVASLHNWMEQAMYEVVAISHEVGVNLTEADVHSYRPILNKLSPEGQTSMLQDIIEERKTEVEYFAGKVCELGKKYGILTPVNDQLYQLIPIIEDMASLK; translated from the coding sequence ATGAAAAGTATTCAGTCTGTTGCTTTAATTGGCTTAGGTGCAATCGGTGCAGCTTATGGAAGCAAATTACATACCTTACTAGATGATGACTTTACTGTTATTGCAGATAAGGAAAGAATTGATCGCTATACTGCTAGTGGCTTAGATGTAGACGGCACCATGTTTCATTTCAATTATAAATCTCCTGCTGCAGATACTGAACCTGCAGACCTTGTTATTTTCGCTGTGAAAAATGATCATCTCGAGCAGGCACTAACTGATATGAAATACCATATTGGTCCAAATACTATTATTCTATCCCTGCTAAATGGAATATCCAGTGAAGAGGAAATCTATAATCGGACAAAAAATAAGCATATTCTATACAGTATGTGTGTTGGTATCGATGCAGTGAGAAAAGATAATCGTATTCGTTTTTCCAGTATCGGAAAAATCTGTTTCGGTGAAAAGAATCAAAGCATTTCAGAGAATGTGCTTGCAGTCAAAGATTTGTTTGAACGTGCTGGTATTCCATACGATATACCAGAAGATATTTGGCATACCATTTGGGCAAAATTTATGTTTAATGTTGGTATTAATCAAGTTTCTGCCGTGTTACGTGCTCCCTATAAATATTTCCAGGAAGTAGCCTCCCTGCACAATTGGATGGAACAAGCGATGTACGAGGTCGTTGCAATCTCTCATGAAGTTGGGGTTAATCTTACAGAAGCAGATGTTCATAGCTACAGACCAATTTTAAATAAGCTATCCCCAGAAGGGCAAACCTCTATGCTTCAAGATATTATAGAGGAACGCAAAACGGAAGTAGAATATTTTGCGGGAAAAGTGTGCGAGCTTGGCAAGAAGTACGGTATTCTAACACCAGTTAACGACCAGCTTTATCAGTTGATCCCAATCATTGAAGATATGGCAAGTTTAAAATAA
- a CDS encoding putative RNA methyltransferase, with product MTKKLKSAKRVHQYSTAFQCPICNGPMEVVGWVSFVCSENHTFDFAKQGYINMLTHPVTSQYSKELFEARQRIITNSSLFTALHDTIAQVINQQTQTPTVPLMIADLGCGEGSHLQAILDNSIHSEIAGVGIDLSKEGIAMAAKSYDTSTWLVADLAKSPLAYRTFSVILNILSPANYREFKRIITPDGLVIKVVPGPNYLRELREIMTEKTEHRNHETVHLFKQHFDLCEVLRVQDTAVLQQESLYDLVRMTPLTWAANPAQIEQFCKQSTAAITIDLEILIGINPSSKNLKGGNI from the coding sequence ATGACTAAGAAGTTAAAAAGTGCAAAACGCGTACATCAATACAGCACTGCATTTCAGTGCCCGATTTGCAACGGGCCGATGGAGGTTGTCGGCTGGGTGAGCTTCGTGTGTTCCGAAAATCACACCTTTGATTTTGCCAAACAAGGCTATATCAATATGCTGACACACCCAGTCACTAGCCAGTATAGCAAAGAACTGTTTGAAGCAAGACAAAGGATTATTACCAATAGCAGCTTATTTACTGCACTGCACGACACTATCGCACAGGTGATAAATCAACAAACCCAAACACCAACAGTACCACTAATGATTGCAGATTTAGGTTGTGGGGAGGGATCACATTTACAAGCAATTTTAGATAACAGTATACATTCTGAAATTGCTGGGGTCGGTATCGACCTTTCAAAAGAAGGCATTGCCATGGCAGCAAAAAGCTATGATACGTCCACTTGGCTTGTTGCTGATTTGGCCAAATCACCACTTGCCTATCGAACCTTTTCAGTCATATTAAATATTTTATCACCTGCTAATTATCGGGAATTCAAACGAATTATCACACCTGATGGACTTGTAATCAAAGTAGTTCCCGGACCTAATTATCTTCGTGAACTAAGGGAGATAATGACTGAAAAAACAGAGCATCGCAATCATGAAACAGTGCACCTATTTAAACAGCATTTTGATTTATGTGAAGTGCTCCGTGTCCAGGATACAGCGGTGCTGCAGCAAGAATCACTCTACGATTTAGTGCGTATGACTCCGCTGACTTGGGCTGCGAATCCAGCACAAATCGAGCAGTTTTGTAAACAAAGTACTGCTGCAATTACAATTGACTTAGAAATATTAATCGGAATAAATCCGTCATCCAAAAATTTAAAAGGAGGTAACATATAA
- the abc-f gene encoding ABC-F type ribosomal protection protein, which yields MEKICLELENIELIFYDQVILDIPRLAVHQFDRIGIVGQNGAGKSTLLKLLHGQIQPDKGKVHRFADFAYFDQLAKPAEKEADYELLGKLAVPSTDISHLSGGEQTRMKLAQLFSTYQEGLLIDEPTTHLDTAGTTFLIEELTYYYGALVLVSHDRFVLDKLITKVWEIEGGKITEYTGNYSDYVAQKELQRTQQYEQHEKYVKEKDRLLKAAEEKMKKAEKITEANKRISKKGTKAMANRMFETKSKGTSQKAVQRAAKGIERRVEQLKTVEAPDKERALYFHQSAALKLHNKFPIMADQLTLEFGKNTLLKDASFQFSLGSTIAITGKNGSGKTTLLQHILQHGEGISISPKAVIGAYYQMSYQFEKDETILAYMKQRSDYDEGKIRAALHAMNFTGNDLKKKTSTLSGGETIRLLLCQLFLGRYNILILDEPTNFLDIFCIEALEKFLKAYKGTVILVSHDRTFTERVADTVYILESQQLKILN from the coding sequence ATGGAAAAAATATGTTTAGAACTGGAAAATATAGAACTCATCTTTTACGACCAAGTCATCTTAGACATTCCACGACTTGCAGTCCATCAATTCGATCGAATTGGCATCGTGGGGCAAAATGGGGCTGGAAAGAGCACTTTACTAAAGCTTCTTCATGGACAAATTCAGCCTGATAAAGGAAAGGTGCATCGCTTTGCGGATTTTGCCTATTTCGACCAATTAGCAAAACCAGCAGAAAAAGAGGCAGACTATGAGCTTTTAGGCAAGCTGGCCGTCCCTTCAACCGATATTAGTCATTTAAGCGGCGGGGAGCAGACTAGGATGAAGCTTGCTCAGCTGTTCTCCACGTATCAGGAAGGACTATTAATTGATGAGCCGACAACACACCTTGATACAGCTGGCACAACCTTTCTTATCGAAGAGCTGACATATTATTACGGAGCACTCGTTCTCGTAAGCCACGACCGTTTTGTACTAGATAAGCTAATCACAAAGGTTTGGGAAATCGAAGGCGGAAAGATAACCGAGTATACAGGTAATTATTCGGATTATGTAGCGCAAAAAGAGCTCCAGCGTACACAGCAGTACGAGCAGCACGAAAAATATGTGAAAGAGAAAGATCGCCTCTTAAAGGCTGCTGAAGAAAAGATGAAGAAGGCAGAAAAAATAACAGAAGCGAATAAGCGGATATCGAAGAAGGGCACAAAGGCTATGGCAAATCGAATGTTCGAGACCAAATCAAAAGGTACCAGTCAAAAAGCTGTCCAACGTGCTGCAAAAGGAATTGAACGGCGTGTAGAACAATTGAAAACAGTAGAAGCTCCAGACAAAGAACGTGCACTATACTTCCATCAATCAGCTGCACTCAAGCTTCATAACAAGTTTCCAATCATGGCAGATCAATTAACATTGGAATTTGGAAAGAACACGCTTCTGAAAGATGCAAGCTTTCAGTTTTCATTAGGCAGTACAATCGCAATTACCGGAAAGAATGGATCTGGGAAAACAACTTTACTCCAACACATTCTTCAGCATGGCGAAGGAATAAGCATTTCTCCAAAAGCTGTAATTGGAGCGTATTATCAAATGAGCTACCAATTTGAAAAGGATGAAACAATACTGGCGTATATGAAGCAAAGAAGTGACTACGATGAAGGCAAGATTCGCGCAGCCCTGCATGCCATGAATTTTACTGGCAATGATCTAAAAAAGAAAACATCCACTTTAAGTGGCGGGGAAACCATCCGACTATTACTATGCCAGCTATTCTTAGGCAGGTACAATATACTCATCCTTGATGAGCCAACTAATTTCCTCGATATTTTTTGTATCGAAGCATTAGAGAAATTTTTAAAAGCTTATAAAGGGACGGTTATTCTCGTCTCACATGATCGTACGTTTACAGAGCGGGTGGCTGATACAGTCTATATCTTAGAAAGTCAGCAGCTGAAAATACTGAACTGA
- a CDS encoding class I SAM-dependent methyltransferase, whose product MIDYKFDKLLHIRTGAEKKLSFPDSIQYNPYEPTPYHALEILFQHYGVSEQDQFVDYGCGKGRLNFYIHHFYHATVKGIEMDENFYQESIVNLRNYLQHTNNREDTIEFICCLAEEYIIDPHDNRFYFFNPFSVQVFQKVLNRILRSIEESNREVELILYYAHEDYIYYLEDKTIFELRQEIQLPGLYETNPYERFLIYRAGN is encoded by the coding sequence ATGATAGATTATAAATTTGATAAATTATTGCATATACGGACAGGAGCGGAGAAGAAATTGTCTTTTCCTGACTCGATTCAATATAACCCTTATGAACCTACACCATATCATGCACTTGAAATACTTTTTCAGCATTATGGGGTAAGTGAACAGGATCAATTTGTAGATTACGGATGTGGGAAAGGTAGATTGAACTTTTATATTCATCATTTTTATCATGCAACTGTGAAGGGTATCGAAATGGATGAAAATTTCTATCAGGAATCGATTGTAAACCTAAGGAATTATTTACAGCATACAAACAATAGAGAGGATACAATTGAGTTTATCTGTTGCCTGGCAGAGGAATATATTATTGACCCACATGATAACCGTTTTTACTTTTTCAATCCATTCTCTGTTCAAGTTTTTCAAAAAGTACTTAATCGTATTTTACGTTCGATTGAAGAATCAAATCGAGAGGTAGAACTAATTTTATATTATGCACATGAAGATTATATATATTACTTGGAAGACAAGACAATATTTGAATTGAGGCAAGAAATCCAGTTACCCGGACTTTATGAAACAAACCCATATGAACGTTTTCTCATTTATCGAGCAGGCAATTAA
- a CDS encoding BCCT family transporter, translating to MKRISKVFYIAVALIIISVILGATFPTQFEQITNNVKNFVSTTFGWYYMLLMSALVIFAIIIALSPYGKIRLGKDHEKPDFSTGSWIAMLFSAGMGIGLVFYGSAEPLFHYISNAPEAEPGTAEAFKEGLAYSYFHWGLHVWAMYGIVALALAFFQFRKGMPGLISSTLRPLFGDRMNGPLGTLIDVLAVFATVFGVATSLGFGAVQINAGLSHLFGVEIGFIPQLIIILIVTVLFMISAWSGLSKGIKYLSNLNMILAILLFIVVVILGPTLLILNMFTETFGLYIQKIVHMSFNTMPLKEDNRGWLDSWTIFYWAWWISWAPFVGMFIARVSRGRTIRQFLMGVMVIPTLVVSVWFAAFGTTAGNVQDNGTNIAQFDTELILFNMFDQLPLSFFLSILAILLIASFFITSADSATFVLGMQSTRGSLTPPNNVKIIWGVSQSTVALILLYVGGLTALQNTIIIAALPFSFVMILMGIALYKALNTEVKLMTKKKSIQKK from the coding sequence ATGAAGCGTATTTCAAAGGTTTTTTACATAGCTGTAGCATTAATCATTATTTCTGTTATCTTGGGAGCAACTTTTCCTACCCAATTTGAACAAATAACAAATAATGTTAAAAATTTTGTCTCTACAACTTTTGGTTGGTATTATATGCTGCTCATGTCAGCACTGGTTATCTTTGCAATCATTATTGCCTTGAGTCCATATGGGAAAATTCGTCTTGGAAAGGACCATGAAAAGCCAGACTTTTCTACAGGATCCTGGATTGCCATGCTGTTCTCAGCTGGTATGGGGATTGGTCTTGTTTTTTACGGATCTGCAGAACCGCTTTTCCACTATATTTCGAATGCTCCAGAAGCAGAGCCTGGCACTGCAGAGGCTTTTAAAGAGGGTTTAGCCTATTCATACTTTCATTGGGGTCTCCATGTATGGGCGATGTATGGTATTGTCGCACTTGCTCTTGCCTTTTTCCAATTTCGTAAAGGCATGCCTGGATTGATATCATCAACTCTAAGGCCATTATTTGGTGACCGTATGAATGGTCCATTAGGTACATTAATTGATGTGCTGGCTGTTTTTGCTACTGTATTCGGTGTAGCAACTTCACTTGGTTTTGGGGCAGTTCAAATTAACGCTGGATTATCTCACTTATTTGGGGTTGAAATTGGATTTATTCCACAGCTCATAATTATTTTAATCGTAACGGTATTATTCATGATATCAGCTTGGTCTGGTTTAAGTAAAGGAATCAAATATTTGTCAAACTTAAATATGATTCTTGCTATACTACTTTTTATTGTTGTAGTTATTCTTGGACCAACACTTCTTATTCTCAATATGTTTACAGAAACATTTGGCCTTTATATACAAAAAATTGTACATATGAGCTTTAACACAATGCCACTTAAAGAAGATAATCGTGGATGGCTGGATTCGTGGACTATTTTCTACTGGGCATGGTGGATCTCATGGGCTCCGTTTGTAGGTATGTTTATCGCACGAGTATCCCGTGGACGTACTATTCGTCAATTTCTTATGGGTGTTATGGTGATTCCTACGTTAGTTGTTTCTGTTTGGTTTGCAGCATTCGGAACGACAGCTGGAAATGTTCAGGATAATGGAACAAACATTGCACAATTTGATACAGAGCTAATATTGTTTAATATGTTTGATCAGTTACCTCTCTCGTTCTTTTTATCTATTCTTGCAATATTATTAATTGCATCATTCTTTATTACATCGGCTGATTCAGCAACGTTTGTTTTAGGAATGCAATCAACTCGTGGTTCTTTAACACCACCAAACAATGTAAAAATTATTTGGGGCGTCTCCCAATCAACAGTTGCATTGATTTTGCTCTATGTTGGAGGTCTAACTGCATTACAAAACACAATCATTATTGCAGCATTACCATTTTCATTTGTTATGATTTTAATGGGAATTGCTTTATACAAAGCACTTAATACAGAAGTAAAATTAATGACCAAAAAGAAGTCAATACAGAAGAAATAA
- the ddlA gene encoding D-alanine--D-alanine ligase: MVKKKLGLLFGGKSAEHEVSLQSAKNVMEAIDPSKYDVVLIGIDKTGKWHLNDASHFLLNAEDPKLIALNKTNKGIAVIPGETENQLVNTEGMEALGQLDVIFPILHGTLGEDGSVQGMLRMANIPFVGSNVLGSAISMDKDIAKRLLRDAGLKVANSYTYTRASKSNISFDDIKQHLKLPLFIKPANQGSSVGVSKVYTQEEFEKGVEGAFKYDHKILIEEAIQGREIECSVLGNENPIASIPGEIAAAADFYSYEAKYIDESGAVLEIPANLSEEITKHIQEVAIKAFKALNCEGMARVDVFLTKDNEIIINEINTIPGFTKISMYPKLWELTGISYSKLIDELINLALDRHERDLLLNRSLESK, encoded by the coding sequence ATGGTGAAGAAAAAGTTAGGATTATTATTTGGGGGAAAGTCTGCAGAGCATGAGGTTTCTTTACAATCAGCTAAAAATGTGATGGAAGCAATCGATCCTTCGAAATACGATGTTGTGTTAATTGGAATTGATAAAACAGGGAAATGGCATTTAAATGATGCTTCTCATTTCCTATTGAATGCGGAGGACCCAAAATTAATAGCATTAAATAAAACGAATAAAGGAATAGCGGTTATACCGGGTGAAACGGAAAATCAACTTGTCAATACAGAGGGAATGGAAGCATTAGGTCAATTAGATGTGATATTTCCGATTCTTCATGGAACATTAGGGGAGGATGGAAGCGTCCAAGGAATGCTGCGGATGGCAAATATTCCTTTTGTTGGTTCAAATGTATTAGGTTCAGCAATAAGTATGGACAAAGATATTGCCAAACGGTTACTTAGAGATGCGGGCTTAAAGGTGGCCAATTCTTATACGTATACAAGGGCTTCGAAAAGTAATATTTCATTTGATGACATTAAGCAGCATTTAAAACTTCCATTGTTTATTAAACCAGCGAATCAAGGGTCGTCTGTAGGTGTAAGCAAAGTATATACACAGGAAGAATTTGAAAAAGGTGTCGAGGGTGCTTTTAAGTATGATCATAAAATCCTGATTGAAGAGGCAATTCAAGGCAGGGAAATCGAATGCTCTGTTTTAGGTAATGAAAATCCTATAGCATCCATACCTGGAGAGATTGCTGCAGCAGCCGATTTTTATTCTTATGAGGCCAAATATATTGATGAAAGCGGAGCGGTACTTGAAATTCCGGCTAACCTAAGTGAAGAAATAACAAAACATATACAGGAAGTAGCAATAAAGGCATTTAAAGCACTAAATTGTGAAGGTATGGCAAGGGTAGATGTTTTCTTAACAAAAGACAATGAAATTATTATCAATGAGATAAATACCATACCAGGTTTTACAAAAATAAGTATGTATCCTAAGTTATGGGAGTTAACTGGTATATCATATAGCAAGCTTATTGATGAGTTAATTAATTTGGCTTTGGATCGGCATGAGCGTGATTTATTACTAAATCGTTCATTGGAAAGTAAATAA
- a CDS encoding YpzI family protein — protein sequence MGRDRQEKKLRESGRVESDRDVGLRYKGATKMSSPEEARRLNDGRK from the coding sequence ATGGGAAGAGATCGTCAAGAAAAGAAATTGAGAGAAAGTGGACGTGTAGAATCTGATCGAGATGTGGGACTTCGTTATAAAGGAGCAACAAAAATGTCCAGTCCCGAAGAAGCTAGAAGATTAAATGACGGAAGAAAGTAG